The segment GTCCGCCGGGAAGCGGCAAGACGTCGCTCTCCGAGGTCATGGCGCGCGCCACGGGTTCGGCGCTCGTGACCATGAACGCCGTTGAGGCCGGTGTGGCCGATCTGAGAAGGACCATCGCGGAGGCGAGGAACAGACGACCGAAGCGGACGATCCTGTTCCTCGATGAGGTCCATCGCTTCAACAAATCGCAGCAGGACGTGCTCCTGGGACCTCTCGAGGACGACACCGTGACGATGGTGGGGGCGACGGTCGAGAACCCGTTCTTCTACCTGAACCCGGCGCTCCTCTCGAGGATCCAGGTCTTTGAACTCAGGGCGCTCGAGGAAGCGGAGGTTCGCGCGCTCATCGAGGCGGCCCTCCGCGA is part of the Candidatus Effluviviaceae Genus V sp. genome and harbors:
- a CDS encoding AAA family ATPase, yielding MRPRTLDEYVGQSHILAPGKLLRRAVEADRLFSMVLYGPPGSGKTSLSEVMARATGSALVTMNAVEAGVADLRRTIAEARNRRPKRTILFLDEVHRFNKSQQDVLLGPLEDDTVTMVGATVENPFFYLNPALLSRIQVFELRALEEAEVRALIEAALR